From the Cryptomeria japonica chromosome 2, Sugi_1.0, whole genome shotgun sequence genome, one window contains:
- the LOC131053906 gene encoding L-type lectin-domain containing receptor kinase SIT2-like gives MAGIPVVVVSYLLLHPWLSVSSLAQTTFVFPRLSGLTSGNLSALYLDGNAVTQPDLIGIRLTNLSQYVTGSVLYSEAVRMKERVSKNATLSFSTSFVFAMAPPNPLECAEGLSFMMTPKKTHEGGLPGSYLGLFNFTSMGQPYNHLFAVEFDIFRNAEFDDINDNHVGVNLNSLYSVESKAAGYWDGNQFVQLDLNERQNIQAWIDYDHLQQQLNVTIALAGSLRPETPLISKKNMSLSGILEEEMYVGFVAGTGGFVQEHYILAWIFTTNGTAPALNASILPILTTIESHSNNPKSGLILGLTAAFVCFVVLAVAVVWFKRKKSGEVIEEWELDYWPHRISYRDLAIATKRFGEKQVLGSGGFGKVYKGVLPANGLEIAVKAIFRETTEGVKEFIAEISSLGRLQHRNLVQIRGYCRRGGKLFIAYDFMVNGSLDKMIFGNPSRVLKWSQRYAILRDVGAGLLYLHEGWEQRVVHRDIKSSNVLLDSELRGKLGDFGLARLYSHDENSRTTHVVGTPGYIAPDLISTGKATSSTDVFSFGVLLLEVACGRRPVDPLLDPYQIILLDWVRDLYASDSLIDAADAKLGGDFVKDEMETVFKLGLFCTNPQPEGRPVMRQVVQILEGETSLAASALPLSFEISESGPIEESLDAFCSESLELPLNGSSF, from the coding sequence ATGGCAGGCATACCTGTCGTCGTTGTATCGTACCTCCTCCTCCACCCGTGGCTGTCTGTGTCTTCTCTGGCACAAACAACCTTCGTCTTTCCCAGACTGAGTGGTTTAACAAGTGGAAATTTGTCAGCCCTGTATTTGGATGGGAACGCTGTAACGCAACCCGATCTTATAGGCATCCGCCTCACCAATCTATCACAATACGTTACAGGCAGTGTTTTATATTCAGAAGCTGTGCGTATGAAAGAGCGCGTGTCCAAAAATGCAACTCTGTCATTCAGCACTAGTTTCGTATTCGCTATGGCTCCTCCAAATCCTTTGGAGTGCGCTGAAGGACTGTCGTTTATGATGACACCAAAAAAAACACATGAGGGAGGCCTACCAGGTTCATACCTTGGTTTGTTCAATTTTACAAGCATGGGACAGCCTTACAATCATCTCTTTGCCGTGGAATTCGACATATTTCGGAACGCAGAATTCGACGACATCAACGACAATCACGTAGGAGTAAATCTCAACTCTCTCTATTCTGTAGAATCTAAAGCTGCGGGTTACTGGGATGGTAACCAGTTTGTACAATTAGATCTCAACGAGAGACAGAACATTCAAGCTTGGATTGACTATGATCATCTTCAACAACAGCTCAATGTTACCATAGCACTGGCTGGTTCGCTTCGCCCCGAGACGCCCCTGATATCTAAGAAAAATATGAGTCTGTCCGGCATTCTCGAGGAAGAAATGTATGTTGGATTTGTAGCAGGCACTGGAGGGTTCGTGCAAGAACATTATATCCTTGCCTGGATCTTCACTACAAATGGAACAGCGCCGGCTTTGAATGCATCTATTCTTCCCATTTTGACAACCATAGAATCCCATTCCAATAACCCAAAATCTGGTCTAATACTCGGCTTAACCGCAGCTTTCGTTTGTTTCGTGGTGCTCGCAGTTGCAGTTGTGTGGTTTAAAAGAAAGAAAAGCGGAGAGGTCATTGAAGAATGGGAGCTGGATTATTGGCCTCATAGAATAAGCTACAGAGACTTAGCCATTGCAACCAAAAGGTTTGGAGAGAAACAAGTCTTAGGAAGTGGAGGTTTCGGCAAGGTTTACAAAGGAGTCCTTCCTGCTAATGGCCTCGAAATCGCTGTGAAAGCCATCTTTCGAGAGACCACAGAAGGAGTGAAGGAATTCATAGCAGAGATTTCAAGTCTTGGTCGTCTCCAGCACCGGAATCTTGTGCAAATCCGTGGCTACTGCAGGCGTGGAGGAAAGTTATTCATAGCGTATGATTTCATGGTAAACGGAAGCCTGGATAAGATGATATTTGGGAATCCTTCTCGAGTGCTAAAATGGTCTCAAAGATATGCAATTCTGAGGGACGTGGGTGCAGGATTGTTGTATCTTCACGAAGGATGGGAGCAAAGGGTTGTGCACAGGGACATCAAGTCTTCTAACGTTTTGTTAGACTCTGAGCTTCGTGGAAAGCTGGGAGATTTTGGGCTTGCTCGTTTGTATAGCCATGATGAGAACTCCAGAACAACTCATGTGGTTGGAACGCCTGGCTACATCGCACCAGATCTGATATCTACAGGAAAGGCCACTAGCAGTACGGATGTATTCAGCTTTGGCGTTTTGTTGTTGGAGGTTGCGTGTGGAAGGCGCCCTGTAGACCCTTTGCTGGATCCTTATCAAATAATTTTGTTGGATTGGGTGAGGGATCTGTATGCCAGTGATAGTCTCATAGATGCGGCCGATGCAAAGCTTGGTGGCGATTTTGTTAAGGATGAGATGGAGACGGTGTTCAAATTGGGACTATTTTGTACTAATCCTCAACCGGAAGGAAGACCTGTAATGAGACAAGTAGTTCAAATACTTGAAGGCGAAACTTCCCTTGCGGCCTCTGCTCTTCCTCTTTCGTTTGAGATTAGTGAATCGGGCCCGATAGAGGAGTCTTTAGATGCTTTCTGCTCCGAATCCTTGGAGTTGCCCTTGAATGGAAGCTCGTTTTAG